From the genome of Bradyrhizobium sp. ORS 278:
CGTGTTCTACCAGGTGTTCGGCCGCTATGTGCTCAATTCCAGCCCGACCTGGACCGAGAACCTGGCGCTGGTCCTGATCCTCTATGTCACCCTGATCGGAGGCGCCGTCGGCGTCCGCGACGCCGGACATATCGGTATGGATAGTCTCCTGGTGATGCTGCCCGACAGCACGCGCGAGAAGATCGAGCTGGTGATTCACGTGCTTGTCGCCTTGTTCGGGGTCGCCATGGCCTACAATGGCTGGATCCTCGGCGCCTCCGTCGGCACGGTGAAGATCCCCAATCTCGGCCTGCCCGAAGTCGTCCGCTACATCCCGCTGATCGCCTCCGGCATCCTGATCGTCTCCTTCTCAATCGAGCACATCATCGCCCTGCTGCGCGGTGAAGAGGTCGTCCCGTCATGGAACTGATCATTCTCGGCGCCACCTTCTTCGGCTTCCTGATCCTCGGCGTCCCCGTCGCATTCGCGATCGGCCTCTCCGCCATCTGCACCATTCTCTATGAAGGTCTGCCGGTCGCGGTGATCTTCCAGCAGATGATGTCCGGGATGAACATCTTCTCGTTCCTGGCGATCCCGTTCTTCGTCTTCAGCGGCGAGCTGATGCTGCATGGCGGCGTCGCCGACAAGATCGTGCAGCTCGCCAAGAATCTGGTCGGCCACATCCGCGGCGGCTTGGGCATGTCGAACGTCGTGGCCTGCACCTTGTTCGGCGGCGTCTCCGGCTCCCCGGTCGCCGACGTCTCGGCGATGGGCGCGGTGATGATCCCGATGATGAAGAAGGAAGGGTTCGACACCGACTACGCCGTCAACGTCACCACCCATGCCTCGCTGGTCGGCGCGCTGATGCCGACCAGCCACAACATGATCATCTATGCGCTCGCCGCCGGCGGCAAGGTGTCGATCGGCGCGCTGATCGCCGCAGGCCTGCTGCCGGCGCTGGTGCTGATGGTCTGCATGCTCGTCGCCGCCTACGCGGTCGCAGTGAAGCGCGGCTACCCGGCCGGCAAGTTTCCCGGCTGGGCGGAAGTAGCTCGCTCGTTCGCGGCGGCGCTGCCCGGCCTGCTGATCGTCGGCATCATCCTGGCGGGCATCCTCTCCGGCGTCTTCACCGCCACCGAATCCGCCGCCGTCGCGGTGACCTACACGATCGTGCTGACGTTCTTCATCTACCGCACCATGACGCTGAAGAACTTCCTGCGGGCCGCCGCCAAGGCGGTGAAGACCACCGGTGTGGTGCTACTGCTGATAGGCGTCTCGACGATGTTCCAGTATCTGATGGGACTCTACGAGGTGGCGGATTTCGCCGGCGACCTGATGAGCAAGGTCTCGTCGCAGCCCTGGATGATCTTCCTGCTGATCAACATCATCCTGTTCCTGCTCGGCACCTTCATGGACATGGCGGCGACGATCCTGATCTGCACCCCGATCTTCCTGCCGATCGCGATGAAGGCCGGCATGGACCCCGTGCAGTTCGGCATGCTGATGCTGATCAACTGCGCGCTCGGCCTCAACACCCCGCCGGTCGGCACCACCCAGTTCGTCGGCTGCGCCATCGGCGGCATCTCGGTCGGCGCGGTCATGCGCACCATCCTGCCGTTCTACGCCGCCCTGATCGCCGCCCTGATGTTCGTGACCTACGTCCCGGCGTTCTCGCTGTGGCTGCCGCGATTGCTGATGGGGTACAAGGGATGACCGACAGCGTTCGCCATCCTTGGCCGCAAGCTTCGTCGGCGAACCGTACCTGAGATGCCCGGCTGATAGCCTCGTCCACGGCTGTCGTCCCGGACAAGCCCACCGACGCAACGCGTCGGTGGGCGCTGATCCCGGACCCATAACCACCGGCCGTCGTGAGGCGCGCGGTACTGGCCGCGTGCCCATTCCAGAGATCACGCGGTATGGGTCCCGGCGTTCGCCGGGACGACACCGGTGGGTGTGGCGCCAGCCTCGCGCCAAGCAGAATCGCCAGGCATTCTTCGACCAGAGGCGCGCCGCAAGAGCGACACTCACACCTACTTCGGCTCCTGCAAGGTCACGCCATAGCGGGCGTAGATGCGCTCGACGGTGCCGTCGGCGCGCAGGCGGGCCAGCGCGGTCTCCATGGCCTCGCGCAGCGCGTCGTCCGGGCGGACCATGCCGATGGCCACGTTCCAGTTCAGGCTTGGCTCGCTGTCGTCGAGGGCAATGATCCGGAGCGTCTTGTCCGGATGGGTCTGGTTGTAATAGGCGGCATTGGCCGGCGTCACCGCGGCGGCAGCGATCTCGTGATTGGCCAGCGCATCGAGGCTGTCGATCTCGAAGCCGAAGGTCGATATCGGCACATGGCGCTGGCTGATCAGCATCGCCGCGATCGATCCGACCTGAACCCCGACCTTCGTCGTCTGGTCGAGGCCGGAAATGGACGTGAGCCTGCTATCCTGCGGCACCGCCAGCGCCACGCCCGTGTGATAGTAGGGCTTGGTCGTCTTCAGCCGAATTTCCCCCAGCGCCTCGGGATCGGCGATGACGTCCATGACGAGGTCGCAGCCGGCCGCGCGCATCTGGAACATGGTGATGATCCAGTCGAGCCGAAGCGACACGCCGAGCTCGCGCGCCAGCGCCTGCCCCATCTCAACCTGGAAGCCCGGCGGGTCGCCGGCCTTGCTGGCGAAGGGCAGCGAATTGGGATGGGCGCACAGCCCGATCTGGCCGAGCGAACGGATCGCGTCGAGCGAGCGCGCTTCGGCTGAACCGATCAGGACGCTGATGGCGGCGAGCAGCGCGAGCAGTCGTGTCATGTCGTGGTCTCTCTGAGCATCAGCCTCACTCTGGTGTGCGGCTCGGCGAGGCCGGCCACGCGGGGCGCCGTCGCAACGCCGCCTAATCAGGCTTCAACGCCCGAATGTAGGCGATGATCGCGTCGATCTGCACGTCGGTGAAGGCCTCGCCGAATGCCGGCATCGCGCCGGGCTTGCCGACCTTGATCCGGTTCCGGATGAAGTCGTCGCTGCGTTGCGTGTCCATGAGCTGCGGGCCCTTTCCGGCGACCCGGCCGGCGTCTGAGTGGCACCAGCCGCAGCTCGATGCGAATAATTGCTGGACGTCGAACGGCTCGGCCTGAGGCGCGGGCGCAGCGGATTGTGCGAACACCGGTGCGATGCAGGCCAACATAGCCGCCGCAATCGCTGACCACCGCGCCGATATCTTGCCAGTCTGCAGCGCCCCTTTGACGTTCCTTCCCGTCAGGTTCTTCAACATAAGCCTGATCTTTTCATGCTTCATCGAGTCCCGTCTCATCCAGCAGATCCGCTTCAATTCCGACCCATCGTGCGGGGCGGACGCCACGAAGGCTATTACATCTTACGATCGGAGTGGTCGCGCTCGTCCGCCTCCACATCGCATGGCCGGGCTTGTCCCGACCATCCACGTCGTTCAGCACGCTGAGAGCTGCGTTGATGCCCGGGCCTTCGCCGCGCCGAAGCGGCTTCGGCCGCGCAGGCGGGACGAGCCCGGGCACGACGGATTAACTAACTGCCACAATGGTTTTGACGACAGCCCGGCCTCCATTCGTGACAGCCAGCGCAGAGCACGGGGACCGGCGAAACCGGCCCCCGCGATCTCCAATGATTTACTTCAGGCTATAGACGATGAGCGCGCCGTCATCCCTCGGCATGCTCTTGTAGACGCCGCCGAAGGTCGGAGCATAGTCGTCGGCCGCCATGCCGCCGAAGCCGGCCGTGATGGCGATGTACTGCTTGCCATTGACCGCATAGCTGATGATGCCGCCCTGATGGCCGGTGCCGTCGGAGTGATTCCACAGCTCGGTGCCGCTCTCGGCATCATAGGCGTGAACCGTGCCGCGCGAATCCGGCACGAACACGAGATTGCCGCCGGTCGAGAGCACGCTGGCGAGCGGCGGCTCGGGGAAGCGCACCTCCCACTTTTTGGCGCCGGTGACGGGATCCCGGGCATCGAGATGGCCGTAGATCTCGCCGCCCGGCGGCTTGGCGATTGCGAAGTTGGCCCCGATGTTCAGCTGCGCCTGCGGCGCCACCACCGGCGTCGTCTTGACGATGTCGAGCGTCATACACCATTCCTGACCGAGCTTGTAGTACAGGCCCGTCTTCGGATTGTAGGAGCCGGCGTTCCAGCTGACGCCGCCGGAGATGTGCGGGCAGAGCGGCTCGGACACCTTGCCGGCGGTGAAGTCGCGGCGCCCGATCAGCTCACCGGTCTTGGGGTCGATGTTCTTGACGAAGTTGCTGTTCTCGGTGATGCGCCAGACGTTCTGCACCTTCGCTTCGCGGTCATAGACGAAGATGTAGCCGCTCTTGTTGGGATGGACCGTCAGCTTCTTGCCGTCGCGATCGAGCATCACGAACTCGCCGACCGCGCTGTCGAAATCCCAGGCATCGTGCGGCAGCTCCTGGTGATGGAATTTCAGCTTGCCGCTGTCGATATCGAGGCCGATCACCGACGACGTGTAGAGATTGTCGCCGGGGCGCGCGCCTTGTGTCTTCCAGTCGCCGCCCGACCAGTCGTAGAGCGGCGCCGGGTTGGCGGTGCCCCACCAGACCGTCGAGGTCTCGCTGTCATAGGTGCCGGGCATCCAGCCGCCACCGCCGCCGGTACGCCAGGAATCATTGCCCCAGCTCTTCTGGGCCTCGTCGGTGCCGGCGACCGTCAGGAACTCCCACTTCTTCGCGCCGGTCGCGGCGTTGACGCCGAAGATCGGGCCGCGGCCCGGCCATTCGCCGCCCTGCGCGCCGATCACGACATTGCCATTGGCATAGAGCGGCGCGCCGGTGAAGCCGACCGTCAGCTTCTGCGAGTCGAGCAGCTTGGTCTCCCAGGCCAGCTTGCCGGTCTTCATGTCGAGCGCGATCAGCCGGCCGTCCATGGTGCCGACGAACACCTTGCCTTCGCCGATGGCGACGCCGCGATTGTAGGGCGAGTGGGTCTGCCGCGCGACCAGCGCCTCGTCCAGCTCGGGGAAGTAGGACCAGATCACCTCGCCGGTGGCGCCGTTCAGCGCAAACACGCGGCTGTAGGAACCGGTGTAGTAGAGCACGCCGTCGGCGGCCAGCGGCATCGACTGCAAACCGCGGGTGGAGCGTCCGGGGATGTGAATCCAGGCGACGCCGAGATTGCCGACATTGCTGGCGTTGATCTGCGCGAGCGGACTGTAGTGATAGGACTTGTAGGAGCCGTGGTAGGTCAGCCAGTCGTTCTGGCCGCCGGCTTCGATGCGCGCCGTATCGACCGTTTGTGCCGCGGCCACCGACGCGGCCAGTGTCGTGGTGATGGCAAGCGCGATGGGCGCAGCCAGACGTCTCCGTTGCTTCATCATGGCACTTCCTCCGCTACGTTCTTGATGTGTGGCCGCCGCGTTGTCGCGCGCCGCCTTCGCCGGATCGTCTGCCGCTACGCCGAGCTCGTGTGATGCGCCGTGTGTCGACGGGACGAGAGGCGGAACAACCTAACGTCGAATTGTACCGCTGTGAATGCATGGCAAGGGACGTCCTCCCGATCACGCCGGGCATGCGTCCCGCACCTTATAAGCAATGCAGCAAGCCGGATTGCGCCAGCAAAGGCCGTCACGTGCCATGCTGCGCGGGCAATCGCTGATGAGAGCACCGCAATCATTGGCGTTTGCTTGACTTATTTGCGGCTTTGGAGCGGCGCCGCGACTCCAAAGCATTCTGTCAGTGATGCTGCCCGATCGCGCGTGCAAAATACAAAATGAGACTCAACGTCAAGACAGCGTGACCGGCGAACAGGATCCCCCACGGCGGCGAGGCGAACGACCCGTCGCCCCGCACAGGTCTGTCGTCCCGGACAAGCCTGCCGACGCAAAGCGTCGGCAGGCGTCGATCCGGGACCCATAACCACAGGAGGCCGTGAGGCGCGCGGGACGAGCCGCCTGCCCCTTGCAGACATCACGCGGTATGGGTCCCGCGTTCGCGGGGACGACACCGATGGCGGGACGAGCAGTTGGCATCACTCACCCCGGTGTAGAAGTCGAGTCGATCAAAGGTACCGGCGCCGACGTCTTGGTGTCAGGTTGTGAGTTATAAGGCTGCGAAGGCGACACGTCCGCTGGTCCGGAACCGAACTCGCCTCGTGGCGCGTGCCGTTGCGGTGCGCTCGCCGACGTCAACATTTTGAATGAAGAGGAGCTTGCATGGCGGCGATCGGATTCATCGGTTTGGGCGTCATGGGCGAGCCGATCTGCCGCAATCTGGCGCGAAAGTCCGGCGCCACCGTGCTCGGCTTCGACCGCGCGGATGCGCCGCTGCAGCGGCTCGCCGCGGTCGGCGTCATCAGGGCCGCGTCGCTCGCCGAGCTGGCGCGCGAGGCCGAATTGATCTTCATGGCGTTGCCGAGCGGCAAGCATGTCCAATCCGTGTGCGACGGGGATGACGGCCTGCTCCGCCACGCGGAGGCACGTCACACCATCGTGGACCTCGGCACCTCGCCGGTACAGGCCACCCGCGAGCTCGCGACGCATTTTGCAGCGAAGGGCGCCGCTTTCGCCGATGCGCCGATCGCCCGCACCCGCCAAGCGGCCGAAGACGGCACGCTGAGCGTGATGGTGGGCGCCGACGCGGCGACGTTCGAACGGCTGCGGCCGCTGATCGCGATGTTCGCGACCGACATCACCCATTGCGGTGGCGTCGGCGCCGGCCAGGTCGTGAAGATCCTCAACAACATGGTGCTGATGCAGACCGTGGTGGCGCTCGGCGAGGCGCTGGAGACCGGCAAGCGCGCGGGCCTCGATCCCAAGCTGCTGTTCGAGACCCTCGCCAAGGGCTCCGCCGACAGCTTCGCGCTGCGCAACCACGGCATGAAAGCGATGCTGCCCGACACATACCCAGAGCGCGCATTCTCGACCGAATATGCACGCAAGGACATCGGTTATGCGCTGGATCTCGCCAGGTCCGTGCAGATCGATCTGCCGGGCGCGGAGCTCGCCGACAGACGATTGGGAGAGGCCATCGAGGCGGGCTATGGCGATCTGTATTGGCCGGTGCTGGCGCGCGTGATTGGAGCGTCAGGCTAGGCATGACCTGTTGATAGGGTTTTGTTGGACTGGCGCTTGACTGGTAACGGCGCCTGTGATGGCCGCCTGACAAGGGCGTCCTCCGCGCTCGTGACGAGCGCCGGCGTTCGGATTTGATGGGTGGACCGCAGAAGTGTCACGGTAACGTCCAAAGGCGTTCATGATGGACGCCCGGTCAGCCTCAACTATGGGCAGATCAGGGCTCTGCGGTCGCAGGGCTTGGTGCCACCGCGATTGCGAAACAGCTCCGATATTCGGGGCGCGATCTCAAAGGCCATGAATGCGGGCCGAATGTGTGGCCGTAGCCGATCCCTGCCGATCAAAGCTAATCGGGATCTATGTCAACCTCAAACTCTGGATGCCGCGTCCAGGTGAAGTAAGCCCTGGTATCCGTAACTACTCGGCGATGTCCGTCAGACACCGTAAACGCCGGATTGCCTTGACGCCAATACTGGATGACCCTGCGCGGCAAGCTGTTCATGCTGGGGCCAGCAGGGCAACACCAAACGTTTGGTGGATCGCCATAGTCCAGCTTTTTTTCCCGGATCGCTTGTCCGATCGAACCGGATGGCCATTCTTCCGCGGAGAGCACCCGGGAGCAGCCAGCGAAGGCGACGTGGAAGAGCCGACTACAGCTTTGGCATGTCACCTCAACCAGGGCGGCTTCATTCGCGTAAATGTTGGCGACCCTGCTTGGATGGAAATCGCAATAGCGCGGCACCGCGTGTTCATCGAACCAAACCGGCTCCTCCGGCATCCGGGAAAGAATATCCTCATAACATCGGTTCAAAGCCACCTCCTCCGGCTGCGGCAGTCGCGCTTTCAAAACGAGCGACATCAAAAGTCGTCGTCGCACTAGCCATCTATTAGATCGCGACGACTGAGCTATGATCGGCTCCACTTCTATATCCTAGATTTCACGCCTGCATATTGCAGACCGGCGATATCGAGATGTCGCAGATCTCATCCTGTCGGCTTCCGGCACGATGCCAGCCAACACGAAGCTTCGCTCGCAAAGAGCGTGGGGCTATTTTAAGATGTCCCATGCAC
Proteins encoded in this window:
- a CDS encoding TRAP transporter small permease, giving the protein MTDPHVGDHEHGEGRPSSGPLTRINAVVARLGMYLSVAGLLVIVTIVFYQVFGRYVLNSSPTWTENLALVLILYVTLIGGAVGVRDAGHIGMDSLLVMLPDSTREKIELVIHVLVALFGVAMAYNGWILGASVGTVKIPNLGLPEVVRYIPLIASGILIVSFSIEHIIALLRGEEVVPSWN
- a CDS encoding TRAP transporter large permease: MELIILGATFFGFLILGVPVAFAIGLSAICTILYEGLPVAVIFQQMMSGMNIFSFLAIPFFVFSGELMLHGGVADKIVQLAKNLVGHIRGGLGMSNVVACTLFGGVSGSPVADVSAMGAVMIPMMKKEGFDTDYAVNVTTHASLVGALMPTSHNMIIYALAAGGKVSIGALIAAGLLPALVLMVCMLVAAYAVAVKRGYPAGKFPGWAEVARSFAAALPGLLIVGIILAGILSGVFTATESAAVAVTYTIVLTFFIYRTMTLKNFLRAAAKAVKTTGVVLLLIGVSTMFQYLMGLYEVADFAGDLMSKVSSQPWMIFLLINIILFLLGTFMDMAATILICTPIFLPIAMKAGMDPVQFGMLMLINCALGLNTPPVGTTQFVGCAIGGISVGAVMRTILPFYAALIAALMFVTYVPAFSLWLPRLLMGYKG
- a CDS encoding ABC transporter substrate-binding protein → MTRLLALLAAISVLIGSAEARSLDAIRSLGQIGLCAHPNSLPFASKAGDPPGFQVEMGQALARELGVSLRLDWIITMFQMRAAGCDLVMDVIADPEALGEIRLKTTKPYYHTGVALAVPQDSRLTSISGLDQTTKVGVQVGSIAAMLISQRHVPISTFGFEIDSLDALANHEIAAAAVTPANAAYYNQTHPDKTLRIIALDDSEPSLNWNVAIGMVRPDDALREAMETALARLRADGTVERIYARYGVTLQEPK
- a CDS encoding cytochrome c; the protein is MKHEKIRLMLKNLTGRNVKGALQTGKISARWSAIAAAMLACIAPVFAQSAAPAPQAEPFDVQQLFASSCGWCHSDAGRVAGKGPQLMDTQRSDDFIRNRIKVGKPGAMPAFGEAFTDVQIDAIIAYIRALKPD
- a CDS encoding PQQ-binding-like beta-propeller repeat protein, which codes for MMKQRRRLAAPIALAITTTLAASVAAAQTVDTARIEAGGQNDWLTYHGSYKSYHYSPLAQINASNVGNLGVAWIHIPGRSTRGLQSMPLAADGVLYYTGSYSRVFALNGATGEVIWSYFPELDEALVARQTHSPYNRGVAIGEGKVFVGTMDGRLIALDMKTGKLAWETKLLDSQKLTVGFTGAPLYANGNVVIGAQGGEWPGRGPIFGVNAATGAKKWEFLTVAGTDEAQKSWGNDSWRTGGGGGWMPGTYDSETSTVWWGTANPAPLYDWSGGDWKTQGARPGDNLYTSSVIGLDIDSGKLKFHHQELPHDAWDFDSAVGEFVMLDRDGKKLTVHPNKSGYIFVYDREAKVQNVWRITENSNFVKNIDPKTGELIGRRDFTAGKVSEPLCPHISGGVSWNAGSYNPKTGLYYKLGQEWCMTLDIVKTTPVVAPQAQLNIGANFAIAKPPGGEIYGHLDARDPVTGAKKWEVRFPEPPLASVLSTGGNLVFVPDSRGTVHAYDAESGTELWNHSDGTGHQGGIISYAVNGKQYIAITAGFGGMAADDYAPTFGGVYKSMPRDDGALIVYSLK
- a CDS encoding NAD(P)-dependent oxidoreductase; the encoded protein is MAAIGFIGLGVMGEPICRNLARKSGATVLGFDRADAPLQRLAAVGVIRAASLAELAREAELIFMALPSGKHVQSVCDGDDGLLRHAEARHTIVDLGTSPVQATRELATHFAAKGAAFADAPIARTRQAAEDGTLSVMVGADAATFERLRPLIAMFATDITHCGGVGAGQVVKILNNMVLMQTVVALGEALETGKRAGLDPKLLFETLAKGSADSFALRNHGMKAMLPDTYPERAFSTEYARKDIGYALDLARSVQIDLPGAELADRRLGEAIEAGYGDLYWPVLARVIGASG